The Candidatus Cloacimonadaceae bacterium DNA window CGGTGGGGGCGACCTTCATGTGGAATCGTAGCGGTTTTGCCTCCTCTTTCAGGCTCCTGATCCTCAATGAAAACGATGGCTATGTCTATCATCAGGATTTGGTAGTCTCTACTGAGGAAGACCCCCTGTTCCTAACCTTCCCAACAAATCTGGCACAAGAGTATTCTGGACAAAGCCTGCGCTGGAGGATCGATTCCTTTGATTGGGATGAGGAGATGCAGATGTTTATGGGGTCGGAATCCATTGAGCGGATCGTTCATATCCAATAGACTGTACACCATAACCTAAACAATGATAACGAGCATGGCTTGAACTATTCAATAACAGGTTTATTAAAACCTTCAAAGTCAATGTATAACAGATTTCGCTTGACTGAATAGGCTTGACGAGAACTATTGTATAAAATGTGAAAGAGGATAAGGTGAAGAAGTTACTGCTGTTAATCTTGATACTGGGAATTGCATTGGGCATTTATGGTCAAGGAACCGTATCGTATGCACCGATAAGCAATATATCCGCCTATTCATACGAAGGCATTCGTAGCGGCGTAGAGAAGCTGAAAATGAACACTTATATTTTGGGACAGGTGGCAAAACCGGGATTATACTCAGTGCCGGATGATACAAACTTCCTTACGCTATTGGCTTTAGCCGGTGGCCCCAAAGAAGATGCCAAGCTATCCAAGATTAGGATCATCCGCCCCAGCAACGAGGAAAAAGAAAGAGTCCTCTGGGTCAATCTGAAGAAATACATGGAAACCGGCGACGAATCACTGCTGCCGGCTATGAAACCGGGGGACACGATCGTGGTTTCCGGCACGATCTTCTATGCCTTCAGCAAAGTTGCGGATTTCCTCTCCAAAGCAGCTATTGCATTTAGCGTTTACAATCTCGTGACCAACTTGAAATAGGAACAGGCACTATGGATAATCAGCAACAACCAATACATCACCAAGAAGATATCAAACTCTCCGACTATTTACGCATAATCGTGCAATTCCGTTATCTAATCGTTTTGGTGTTTGTCATCGTCATGGTTCTCACCATCGTCTATACCGCACGGCAGCCCAGAATCTATGCCGCCTCCTCAAGAGTATTGCTGGAAGATCAAAAAGGCAGCAGCGAACTGATGTTTTTGACGTCTCCCGGGGTGGGCAAAAACTCG harbors:
- a CDS encoding SLBB domain-containing protein, with protein sequence MKKLLLLILILGIALGIYGQGTVSYAPISNISAYSYEGIRSGVEKLKMNTYILGQVAKPGLYSVPDDTNFLTLLALAGGPKEDAKLSKIRIIRPSNEEKERVLWVNLKKYMETGDESLLPAMKPGDTIVVSGTIFYAFSKVADFLSKAAIAFSVYNLVTNLK